In the genome of Streptacidiphilus rugosus AM-16, one region contains:
- a CDS encoding TolB family protein, with protein MLSASVLAASGLGILTAPVAQAALPGTPGLLAGSKVMPNGGVTTGTEKLDGSRLVLDLTASGGTDQGGGVTWSPDGKHVALVNGAPGIEIYSPNATGVRDVSETSVDPAFTPDGSTIIATGWDAGSNSDQLRSIPSSWDLIAQNGKENQTPWFSTPTGGTDRYPTVSATTGTVYFEHTTATGKDVWTDHGDHTAGLLISDGRQPDISPDGSKLAFVRAVAGYAQIFEQAADGSGSATQLTSGSVNHTHPKWAPSGLALDYDANPGTDYVNTTGRHLVLATKADTLIPNGLFDVTEQPTAPTSLGVGSTFHTTGPTRLLDTRYGTGMVAPNAVPAMGTVPLLVEGAKGLPASGISAVVLNVTVTSTKASGFLSAYPEGTAASGASNLNWTAGQTIANQVIVPVGADGEIDLYNRSSGTAQVVADISGYFTADGSGALFTAAGPARVLDTRAANGVTTKTPVAANGTVSLQVAGRGGLPQSGVSAVVLNVTATDTRTAGFATVYPDGTPKPNASNLNWTAGQTIANHVLVPVGADGKVELATHSAGTVDLVADVFGYFSASGTATYHTTAPTRLLDTRQSGGAIAARGTRSLSLAGTVVPASVKAVVLNVTATDTKLGGFLTAYPDGTNLPTSSNLNWSAGQTVPNLVTLRVVDGKIDFHNASGGSVDVVADVFGYYTD; from the coding sequence GTGCTTTCCGCCTCGGTTCTCGCGGCCTCAGGACTGGGAATCCTCACCGCGCCCGTCGCGCAGGCCGCGCTTCCCGGGACGCCCGGGCTGCTGGCGGGTTCCAAGGTCATGCCGAACGGTGGGGTCACCACCGGTACCGAGAAGCTGGACGGCTCCCGCCTGGTGCTGGACCTGACCGCCAGCGGCGGGACCGACCAGGGCGGCGGGGTCACCTGGTCGCCCGACGGCAAGCACGTCGCCCTCGTCAACGGCGCGCCCGGCATCGAGATCTACTCGCCGAACGCGACCGGTGTGCGTGACGTCTCCGAGACGTCCGTGGACCCCGCGTTCACCCCCGACGGATCGACGATCATCGCCACCGGCTGGGACGCCGGCTCCAACAGCGACCAACTGCGGTCCATACCGAGCAGTTGGGATCTGATCGCCCAGAACGGCAAGGAGAACCAGACCCCTTGGTTCTCCACTCCGACCGGAGGCACCGACCGCTACCCGACGGTGTCCGCCACCACGGGCACGGTGTATTTCGAGCACACGACCGCGACCGGCAAGGACGTCTGGACGGACCACGGCGACCACACCGCAGGCCTGCTGATCTCCGACGGACGCCAGCCGGACATCTCCCCCGACGGCTCGAAGCTCGCCTTCGTCCGCGCCGTGGCCGGCTACGCCCAGATCTTCGAGCAGGCCGCCGACGGTTCGGGGAGCGCCACCCAGCTCACCAGCGGTTCGGTCAACCACACCCACCCGAAGTGGGCCCCGAGCGGACTGGCTCTCGACTACGACGCCAACCCCGGAACCGACTACGTCAACACGACCGGTCGCCACCTGGTGCTCGCCACCAAGGCGGACACGCTCATCCCTAACGGTCTCTTCGACGTGACCGAGCAGCCCACCGCGCCCACCTCGCTCGGCGTCGGGTCCACCTTCCATACGACCGGGCCGACGCGACTGCTCGACACCCGGTACGGCACCGGGATGGTCGCGCCGAACGCGGTGCCGGCGATGGGGACGGTGCCGCTGCTGGTCGAGGGAGCGAAGGGGCTGCCCGCGTCCGGCATCAGCGCCGTGGTGCTCAATGTCACGGTCACCTCGACCAAGGCGTCGGGCTTCCTCTCCGCGTACCCCGAGGGGACGGCCGCCTCCGGCGCGTCCAACCTCAACTGGACGGCCGGGCAGACCATCGCCAACCAGGTGATCGTCCCGGTCGGCGCGGACGGTGAGATCGACCTGTACAACCGGAGTTCCGGCACCGCCCAGGTGGTCGCCGACATCTCCGGCTACTTCACCGCCGACGGCAGCGGCGCGCTGTTCACCGCCGCCGGGCCCGCCCGCGTCCTGGACACCCGCGCGGCGAACGGCGTCACCACCAAGACGCCCGTCGCCGCCAACGGGACGGTCTCGCTGCAGGTGGCCGGCCGGGGCGGCCTGCCCCAGTCCGGCGTCTCCGCCGTCGTCCTCAACGTGACGGCGACCGACACCAGGACGGCGGGCTTCGCCACGGTCTACCCGGACGGCACGCCCAAGCCGAACGCCTCCAACCTCAACTGGACGGCCGGGCAGACCATCGCCAACCACGTGCTGGTCCCGGTGGGCGCGGACGGCAAGGTCGAACTGGCCACCCACAGTGCCGGGACGGTGGACCTGGTCGCCGACGTCTTCGGCTACTTCTCGGCGTCGGGCACCGCGACGTACCACACCACGGCCCCCACCCGCCTGCTGGACACCCGCCAGAGCGGCGGCGCCATCGCTGCCCGCGGCACCCGCTCGCTCAGCCTGGCCGGAACGGTGGTCCCGGCGAGCGTGAAGGCGGTCGTCCTCAATGTCACCGCGACCGACACCAAGCTGGGCGGCTTCCTGACGGCCTACCCGGACGGAACGAACCTGCCGACCTCGTCCAACCTCAACTGGTCGGCGGGACAGACGGTTCCCAACCTGGTCACGCTGCGCGTCGTGGACGGAAAGATCGACTTCCACAACGCGAGCGGCGGCTCCGTCGACGTCGTCGCGGACGTCTTCGGCTACTACACGGACTGA
- a CDS encoding PKD domain-containing protein, producing MPSRSVVISAVTAVLALAVAPAADAQTRASGLIAGHLSAADGEPTLTTGVDHATLPTGATLTVTAAPADLSSKTVVSYRFDFGDGSGTTVSDPSTQHVYDTTSSNGLNGQFAVQVTATLSDGTTLPGSVVEVRVTAPGAFTAPIFAYGGNPTHPLTVQGSVFPFSPWGIVAETLDFGDGSPAVDTTAEPDAEHPHTFPAAGLYTLTAKTTDGSGEQLVTTAQMRVGSSFVPLGPVRILDTRSGIGAPRAKVAANGTVRLKVAGVGGVPTSGVTAVEMNLTVTNPSTVGFVTAFPSKSALPTASNLNFVAGETVSNAVTVPVGADGYVNLANHAGRDDLIADVQGYRSDATTLPGGLGLASGLALPQRLLDTRSGLGTPKHKLAAGGSVSLQLPAGAHAAVLNVTVVDATANGFVTAYPSGARRPDASTVNYMAGTTVANQVTVPAGPDGKVVLYNSATSVDLVVDVQGYYGTPTGSPSALIFTPTAPTRLLDTRVGVGAPVAKLGPGGSIALHVGRATEPAPIRYVLVNLTGVDATARGAFLTAYADGSARPASSALNLIVGRPVPNLVLVPVGADGSVRISNSSGTTDVIADLEGYFTEAGV from the coding sequence TTGCCCAGCCGATCCGTTGTGATATCAGCAGTCACCGCCGTTCTCGCGCTGGCGGTGGCACCCGCGGCTGATGCGCAGACCAGGGCGTCCGGCCTGATTGCGGGCCACCTCTCGGCCGCTGACGGCGAGCCCACGCTCACAACCGGCGTCGACCATGCCACGCTGCCCACCGGCGCCACGTTGACCGTCACGGCCGCACCGGCCGATCTCAGCAGCAAGACGGTCGTTTCCTACCGCTTCGACTTCGGCGACGGCAGCGGGACCACGGTCTCCGACCCGAGCACGCAGCACGTCTACGACACGACGAGCAGCAACGGCTTGAACGGGCAGTTCGCCGTCCAGGTCACGGCGACGCTCTCGGACGGAACGACGCTTCCAGGCTCTGTGGTTGAGGTACGCGTCACCGCTCCGGGAGCGTTCACCGCCCCGATCTTCGCCTACGGCGGGAACCCGACCCATCCGCTCACGGTGCAGGGCTCGGTCTTCCCCTTCAGCCCTTGGGGCATCGTCGCTGAGACGCTGGACTTCGGAGACGGATCCCCCGCCGTCGACACCACGGCCGAGCCCGACGCCGAGCATCCGCACACGTTTCCGGCAGCGGGGCTCTACACCTTGACCGCGAAGACCACCGACGGGAGTGGAGAGCAGCTCGTCACCACCGCGCAGATGCGCGTCGGAAGCTCGTTCGTTCCACTGGGTCCCGTTCGGATTCTCGACACGCGGAGCGGCATCGGGGCACCGAGGGCCAAGGTCGCTGCGAACGGAACGGTGCGGCTGAAAGTTGCGGGCGTGGGCGGAGTGCCGACCAGCGGCGTGACCGCTGTGGAGATGAACCTGACGGTGACGAATCCGAGCACAGTCGGCTTCGTCACCGCTTTTCCCTCGAAATCGGCGCTTCCGACGGCCTCGAATCTGAACTTCGTGGCCGGAGAGACGGTTTCCAACGCTGTGACCGTTCCGGTGGGCGCGGACGGCTATGTGAATCTGGCAAACCACGCGGGCCGCGACGACCTCATCGCCGATGTACAGGGCTATCGCAGCGACGCCACGACGCTGCCCGGTGGTCTGGGCCTGGCCAGCGGTCTCGCTTTGCCGCAACGCCTGCTTGACACCCGTTCCGGGCTTGGCACGCCGAAGCACAAGCTGGCCGCCGGTGGGTCTGTGAGCCTTCAGCTTCCGGCCGGTGCGCATGCAGCGGTACTGAATGTCACGGTGGTCGATGCGACCGCGAACGGCTTTGTGACCGCCTATCCGAGCGGAGCTCGCCGTCCTGATGCGTCGACGGTCAACTACATGGCGGGGACGACGGTCGCCAACCAGGTGACGGTGCCGGCCGGCCCCGACGGCAAGGTTGTCCTGTACAACTCGGCGACCTCCGTCGACCTGGTCGTCGACGTCCAGGGCTACTACGGAACGCCCACTGGATCCCCCTCGGCGTTGATCTTCACTCCCACCGCACCCACGCGCCTTCTGGACACCAGGGTGGGGGTCGGCGCGCCGGTTGCGAAGCTCGGCCCCGGCGGCAGCATCGCTCTGCATGTCGGAAGGGCCACAGAGCCGGCCCCGATCCGCTACGTCCTGGTCAATCTGACGGGCGTCGACGCCACGGCACGGGGAGCGTTCCTCACGGCCTACGCCGACGGGAGCGCTCGACCGGCCAGCTCTGCTCTCAATCTGATCGTGGGCCGTCCGGTACCCAATCTGGTGCTGGTCCCTGTGGGGGCGGACGGTTCCGTCCGGATCTCCAACTCGTCGGGGACCACCGACGTCATCGCCGACCTGGAGGGCTACTTCACCGAAGCCGGGGTCTGA
- a CDS encoding aspartate-semialdehyde dehydrogenase: MRIGIVGATGQVGGVMRRILEEREFPVTELRLFASARSAGSTLPWQGREIVIEDAATADWSGLDIVLFSAGGSTSKALAEKVAAAGAVVIDNSSAWRGDPDVPLVVSEVNPHAIANRPKGIIANPNCTTMAAMPVLRPLHEEAGLSALVVATYQAVSGGGLAGVSELYQQACKVAEASDQLAFDGEAVEFPAPEKFSKPIAFNVLPLAGSVVDDGTNETDEEQKLRKESRKILEIPELKVSGTCVRVPVFTGHSLQINARFDRAISPERAYELLADAPGVVVSEVPTPLEAAGKDPSYVGRIRRDETVENGLALFVSNDNLRKGAALNAVQIAELVAAELRSA; this comes from the coding sequence ATGAGGATTGGAATCGTGGGTGCCACTGGTCAGGTCGGCGGCGTCATGCGCCGGATTCTTGAGGAGCGCGAGTTCCCGGTGACGGAGCTGCGTCTCTTCGCGTCCGCGCGCTCGGCCGGGTCCACGCTGCCGTGGCAGGGCCGGGAGATCGTGATCGAGGACGCCGCGACGGCGGACTGGAGCGGTCTGGACATCGTGCTCTTCTCCGCGGGCGGCTCGACGTCGAAGGCCCTGGCCGAGAAGGTCGCGGCGGCCGGCGCCGTCGTGATCGACAACTCCTCCGCGTGGCGCGGCGACCCGGACGTCCCGCTGGTCGTCTCCGAGGTCAACCCGCACGCGATCGCGAACCGCCCCAAGGGCATCATCGCGAACCCGAACTGCACCACGATGGCGGCGATGCCGGTCCTGCGGCCGCTGCACGAGGAGGCCGGACTCTCGGCCCTGGTCGTCGCGACGTACCAGGCCGTCTCCGGTGGCGGTCTGGCCGGCGTCTCCGAGCTGTACCAGCAGGCCTGCAAGGTCGCCGAGGCCTCCGACCAGTTGGCGTTCGACGGTGAGGCGGTCGAGTTCCCCGCGCCGGAGAAGTTCAGCAAGCCGATCGCGTTCAACGTGCTGCCGCTGGCGGGCTCGGTCGTGGACGACGGCACCAACGAGACCGACGAGGAGCAGAAGCTCCGCAAGGAGAGCCGGAAGATCCTGGAGATCCCGGAGCTCAAGGTCTCCGGCACCTGCGTCCGGGTTCCCGTCTTCACCGGCCACAGCCTGCAGATCAACGCTCGCTTCGACCGCGCGATCAGCCCCGAGCGCGCCTACGAGCTGCTCGCGGACGCGCCGGGCGTGGTCGTGTCCGAGGTGCCGACGCCGCTGGAGGCGGCGGGCAAGGACCCGTCCTACGTGGGCCGGATCCGCCGCGACGAGACGGTCGAGAACGGCCTGGCGCTGTTCGTCTCCAACGACAACCTGCGCAAGGGCGCCGCGCTGAACGCGGTCCAGATCGCGGAGCTGGTCGCGGCGGAGCTGCGGAGCGCGTAA
- a CDS encoding metallophosphoesterase encodes MTPVDRPAWPDEPDPGPHAAQTADGSTSFDFFTPPAGVPVVPPPAPPAAPPVAPNAPITAVAPLSALAMAAAAAAPQDPPTLELGAPLAAAPHAVAVAHGSGGHVATGLEQGPATLVDGLQPPPEGPLFVIGDVHGYLQELLQGLHAQGLIDADGHWCAGRARVWFLGDFTDRGPDGIGVIDLVMRLAAEAAATGGYCRALMGNHELLLLGADRYGDDPVQSSAGTASFLAAWRLNGGQPSDMERLEDHHVAWLSRLPAMSVEDDHLLIHSDTTAYLEYGDSVDAVNDAVHEVLQHGDADEWWDCFRRMTKRFAFRGDAGAEAARELLGAFGGHRIVHGHSPIPYLLGDASSEDGRSGVQVTGPHVYADELAVAMDGGVTMEGEGKLLIARLPLA; translated from the coding sequence ATGACACCCGTGGACCGTCCCGCCTGGCCTGACGAGCCGGACCCAGGCCCGCACGCCGCGCAGACAGCGGACGGGTCCACGTCGTTCGATTTCTTCACCCCTCCCGCGGGCGTCCCGGTCGTCCCGCCGCCCGCTCCGCCGGCGGCTCCGCCCGTCGCTCCGAACGCGCCGATCACCGCGGTCGCACCGCTGTCCGCGCTCGCGATGGCCGCGGCGGCCGCCGCACCGCAGGACCCGCCCACGCTCGAGCTCGGCGCGCCTCTGGCCGCCGCCCCGCACGCCGTCGCCGTCGCTCACGGCAGCGGAGGCCACGTCGCCACCGGGCTGGAGCAGGGCCCGGCCACCCTGGTCGACGGCCTCCAGCCGCCCCCCGAGGGCCCGCTCTTCGTGATCGGCGACGTCCACGGCTACCTCCAGGAGCTGCTCCAGGGCCTGCACGCCCAGGGCCTCATCGACGCCGATGGCCACTGGTGCGCCGGGCGGGCCAGGGTCTGGTTCCTCGGGGACTTCACCGACCGCGGCCCCGACGGCATCGGCGTGATCGACCTGGTCATGCGCCTCGCCGCCGAGGCCGCAGCGACCGGCGGCTACTGCCGGGCGCTGATGGGCAACCACGAACTGCTGCTGCTCGGCGCGGACCGCTACGGCGACGACCCCGTCCAGTCCAGCGCGGGCACCGCCTCCTTCCTGGCCGCCTGGCGGCTCAACGGCGGTCAGCCCAGCGACATGGAGCGCCTGGAGGACCACCACGTCGCATGGCTCTCCCGGCTGCCGGCGATGTCCGTCGAGGACGACCACCTGCTGATCCACTCGGACACCACCGCGTACCTGGAGTACGGGGACTCGGTCGACGCGGTGAACGACGCCGTCCACGAGGTGCTGCAGCACGGCGACGCGGACGAGTGGTGGGACTGCTTCCGCAGGATGACCAAACGGTTCGCCTTCCGCGGCGACGCCGGGGCGGAGGCGGCCCGCGAGCTGCTCGGCGCCTTCGGCGGCCACCGGATCGTCCACGGCCACAGCCCGATCCCGTACCTGCTCGGCGACGCGTCCAGCGAGGACGGCCGCTCGGGCGTCCAGGTCACCGGCCCGCACGTCTACGCGGACGAGCTGGCGGTGGCGATGGACGGCGGCGTCACCATGGAGGGCGAGGGCAAACTGCTGATCGCCCGCCTGCCGTTGGCCTGA
- a CDS encoding LacI family DNA-binding transcriptional regulator: MTAAANHHGRRATTRARRLERAGIRDVAAAAGVSITTVSDALNGKGRLPDETRTKVREVAERLGYRPSAAARTLRTGRSGLIGLTVTTYGQEPFTFTEFAYFAEMARAATSAALNRGYALVVLPASSRHDVWSNVALDGTVVIDPADHDPMVADLYRQGLPVVSDGKPGNCPVTAWVDNDHHAAVLGILDHLAQAGARRIGLLTGTSTDTYTRLSTEAYLGWCRGVGQQPLYEAYPAHDPCAGAVAADRLLARPDRPDAVYGLFDPNGTDLLAAARRYGLRVPEDLLLVCCSESDVYAATEPPITTLSLKPRRIGTTVVNLLIDAIEGSSPPNQDSSGQLMPTELIVRRSSQRRTTRTTVAAPRPPGEE, encoded by the coding sequence ATGACAGCAGCAGCGAATCACCACGGCCGCCGGGCCACCACTCGCGCGCGTCGGCTCGAACGGGCGGGGATCAGGGACGTGGCGGCCGCCGCCGGGGTCTCCATCACCACGGTCTCCGACGCGCTCAACGGCAAGGGGCGCCTACCGGACGAGACCCGCACGAAGGTGCGCGAGGTCGCCGAACGGCTGGGCTACCGCCCCTCCGCCGCCGCGCGCACCCTGCGCACCGGCCGCTCGGGCCTGATCGGCCTGACCGTGACGACGTACGGGCAGGAGCCCTTCACCTTCACCGAGTTCGCCTACTTCGCCGAGATGGCACGGGCCGCGACCTCGGCCGCGCTGAACCGCGGCTACGCCCTGGTCGTCCTGCCCGCCTCCTCCCGGCACGACGTCTGGAGCAACGTCGCGCTCGACGGCACGGTGGTGATCGACCCGGCGGACCACGACCCGATGGTGGCCGACCTCTACCGCCAGGGCCTGCCCGTGGTCAGCGACGGCAAGCCCGGCAACTGCCCGGTCACCGCCTGGGTCGACAACGACCACCACGCCGCCGTCCTCGGCATCCTGGACCACCTCGCCCAGGCCGGCGCCCGCAGGATCGGTCTGCTCACCGGCACCAGCACCGACACCTACACACGGCTAAGCACCGAGGCCTACCTCGGCTGGTGCCGGGGCGTCGGGCAGCAGCCGCTCTACGAGGCCTACCCGGCGCACGACCCCTGCGCCGGCGCGGTCGCCGCGGACCGGCTGCTCGCCCGCCCGGACCGGCCCGACGCGGTCTACGGCCTCTTCGACCCGAACGGCACCGACCTGCTCGCGGCCGCCCGCCGCTACGGTCTGCGCGTCCCCGAGGACCTGCTGCTGGTGTGCTGCAGCGAGAGCGACGTCTACGCGGCCACCGAGCCGCCGATCACCACCCTCTCGCTGAAACCGCGCCGGATCGGCACCACCGTGGTCAACCTGCTGATCGACGCGATCGAGGGTTCGTCGCCGCCGAACCAGGACAGCTCGGGGCAGCTGATGCCGACCGAGCTGATCGTGCGTCGTTCCTCGCAGCGACGCACGACCCGCACCACGGTGGCCGCGCCACGCCCGCCCGGCGAGGAGTGA
- the hisC gene encoding histidinol-phosphate transaminase — protein sequence MSSETTPGPRLREALAGVPAYKPGKPAQGADGAPAFKLSSNENPYPPLPGVLESAVAAAQSFNRYPDMACTGLIAELAKRFGVPESHIATGTGSVGVAQSLLQSTSGPGDEVIFAWRSFEAYPIITQISGATSVRVPLKADETHDLDAMLAAITERTRLIFVCNPNNPTGTVAHRAELERFLDAVPADVLVVLDEAYNEFVRDDEVPDGVEVYRDRPNVCVLRTFSKAYGLAGLRVGFAIAHEPVAQALRQTAVPFGVSQLAQDAAVASLRSETALLERVAALVAERERVVSALVAQGWTVATTQANFVWLRLGDRTMDFAAACEAAGVVVRPFAGEGARITIGETEANDLFLQTAELFHKGL from the coding sequence GTGAGCAGCGAAACCACTCCCGGACCCCGACTGCGCGAGGCGCTTGCGGGCGTTCCCGCCTACAAGCCGGGCAAGCCCGCGCAGGGCGCCGACGGCGCTCCGGCCTTCAAGCTCTCCTCCAACGAGAACCCCTACCCGCCGCTGCCAGGCGTGCTGGAGTCGGCCGTCGCGGCGGCGCAGAGCTTCAACCGCTACCCCGACATGGCCTGCACCGGCCTGATCGCCGAGCTGGCCAAGCGCTTCGGCGTGCCGGAGTCGCACATCGCCACCGGCACGGGCTCGGTCGGTGTCGCGCAGTCCCTGCTGCAGTCGACCTCGGGCCCCGGCGACGAGGTGATCTTCGCCTGGCGCTCCTTCGAGGCGTACCCGATCATCACCCAGATCAGCGGCGCGACCTCGGTGCGGGTGCCGCTGAAGGCGGACGAGACCCACGACCTGGACGCGATGCTCGCCGCGATCACCGAGCGGACCCGGCTGATCTTCGTCTGCAACCCGAACAACCCGACCGGCACGGTCGCGCACCGGGCCGAACTGGAGCGCTTCCTCGACGCGGTCCCGGCCGACGTCCTGGTGGTGCTGGACGAGGCCTACAACGAGTTCGTCAGGGACGACGAGGTGCCGGACGGCGTCGAGGTCTACCGTGACCGCCCGAACGTCTGCGTGCTGCGCACCTTCTCCAAGGCCTACGGCCTGGCGGGGCTGCGGGTCGGCTTCGCGATCGCGCACGAGCCGGTCGCCCAGGCGCTGCGGCAGACCGCGGTGCCCTTCGGTGTGAGCCAGCTGGCGCAGGACGCGGCGGTGGCCTCGCTGCGGTCCGAGACCGCGCTGCTGGAGCGGGTGGCCGCGCTGGTGGCCGAGCGCGAGCGGGTGGTCTCGGCGCTGGTGGCCCAGGGCTGGACGGTGGCGACGACGCAGGCGAACTTCGTCTGGCTGCGGCTCGGCGACCGGACCATGGACTTCGCTGCGGCCTGTGAGGCGGCCGGCGTGGTGGTCCGTCCGTTCGCGGGCGAGGGCGCGCGGATCACGATCGGCGAGACCGAGGCGAACGACCTGTTCCTGCAGACGGCGGAACTGTTCCACAAGGGTCTGTGA
- a CDS encoding efflux RND transporter periplasmic adaptor subunit, producing MKVLPRRRKSVLLNSVLAAGLLATAGIAWATVAQGSSTTGTSTTRTATVARGTVLATVSGSGTLTSPSDAGVNFTTGGTLTEVDVKAGQKVTAGQVLGKVDATTENETLSNARAQLSAAEANLTQVEAGTLPASASNSNSNSNNGSGSSGGRGGTTVASTPTPSPTPTVNQAQLASAEQQVTSAQNAVDAAARAVDGTVLRAPVGGTVASVSGKVGETVSGSGGSGGSGGSGSGSGSSGSSSSSSSAGSLSGFVVITNPAGMEVSADFSESDALKLKAGQGATVTLNADTSQVLNAKVVSISSLPVSSSGSGSGSSSAVQYAALLAITGDTSSLRTGLSASVQVVTGEASGALYLPTSAINGTGANASVQLVQADGTTKRTPITLGVQGDTEDQILSGVTEGQKVQITVVSTSGSNGFPSTGFPGGFGGGGGGGRGFGGGGRTGGGGTGGRG from the coding sequence ATGAAGGTGCTCCCACGACGGCGCAAGTCCGTCCTGTTGAACTCCGTGCTCGCCGCAGGGCTGCTGGCCACCGCCGGCATCGCCTGGGCGACCGTGGCCCAGGGCTCCAGCACCACCGGCACGTCCACGACGCGCACCGCGACGGTCGCGCGCGGCACGGTCCTCGCGACGGTCTCCGGGTCGGGCACACTGACCTCGCCGTCCGACGCCGGGGTGAACTTCACCACCGGCGGCACGCTGACCGAGGTGGACGTGAAGGCCGGTCAGAAGGTGACCGCCGGACAGGTGCTGGGCAAGGTCGACGCCACCACCGAGAACGAGACGCTCAGCAACGCCAGGGCCCAGCTCTCCGCGGCCGAGGCGAACCTGACCCAGGTCGAGGCCGGCACGCTCCCCGCGTCCGCCTCCAACAGCAACAGCAACAGCAACAACGGCAGCGGCAGCAGCGGAGGCCGCGGCGGCACGACCGTCGCGTCCACGCCGACGCCGAGCCCCACCCCCACCGTGAACCAGGCGCAGCTGGCCAGCGCCGAGCAGCAGGTCACCTCCGCGCAGAACGCCGTGGACGCCGCGGCGCGGGCCGTCGACGGCACCGTGCTCAGGGCGCCGGTCGGCGGCACCGTCGCGTCGGTCAGCGGCAAGGTCGGCGAGACCGTCTCCGGTTCCGGCGGCTCGGGCGGCTCCGGCGGTTCGGGCAGCGGCAGCGGCAGCAGCGGGTCGAGCAGCAGCTCGTCGAGCGCCGGCAGCCTGTCCGGCTTCGTCGTGATCACCAACCCGGCCGGAATGGAGGTCAGCGCCGACTTCTCCGAGAGCGACGCGCTGAAGCTCAAGGCCGGTCAGGGCGCGACCGTCACGCTCAACGCGGACACCAGCCAGGTGCTCAACGCCAAGGTGGTCTCCATCAGCTCGCTGCCGGTGAGCAGCTCGGGCAGCGGCAGCGGCTCCTCCAGCGCGGTCCAGTACGCGGCGCTGCTCGCCATCACCGGCGACACCTCCAGCCTGCGCACCGGCCTCAGCGCCAGCGTCCAGGTCGTCACCGGCGAGGCCTCCGGCGCGCTCTACCTGCCGACCTCCGCGATCAACGGCACCGGCGCCAACGCGAGCGTGCAGCTGGTCCAGGCGGACGGGACGACCAAGCGCACGCCGATCACCCTCGGCGTGCAGGGCGACACGGAGGACCAGATCCTGTCCGGGGTCACCGAGGGCCAGAAGGTCCAGATCACCGTGGTCTCCACCAGCGGCAGCAACGGCTTCCCGAGCACCGGCTTCCCCGGCGGCTTCGGTGGCGGCGGTGGCGGCGGACGCGGCTTCGGCGGCGGCGGCCGGACGGGCGGCGGCGGTACGGGCGGCAGGGGATGA
- a CDS encoding ABC transporter ATP-binding protein: MSQAPVPAPVIAARQLVKTYGMGDAVVHALAGVDLTVRQGDYLAIMGSSGSGKSTLMNILGCLDVPTTGRYLLDGIDVGGLDERQLSLVRNRKIGFIFQSFNLVPRTTALAQVELPLAYAGVKAAERRRRALAALTMVGLADRADHKPNELSGGQQQRVAVARALVTAPAMLLADEPTGNLDSHSTKEVLGIVDRLNQTGRTVVLITHEDEVAHHAKRVIRLVDGVITSDVRQAPVDGPPPMLHPLQEVAR; encoded by the coding sequence ATGAGCCAGGCTCCCGTCCCCGCGCCGGTCATCGCCGCCCGGCAGCTGGTGAAGACCTACGGCATGGGCGACGCGGTCGTGCACGCCCTGGCGGGCGTCGACCTGACCGTCCGCCAGGGTGACTACCTGGCCATCATGGGCAGTTCGGGTTCGGGCAAGTCGACGCTGATGAACATCCTCGGCTGCCTGGACGTGCCGACGACCGGCCGGTACCTGCTCGACGGCATCGACGTGGGCGGGCTGGACGAGCGGCAGCTGTCGCTGGTGCGGAACCGCAAGATCGGCTTCATCTTCCAGTCCTTCAACCTGGTCCCGCGCACGACCGCGCTGGCCCAGGTCGAGCTGCCGCTCGCCTACGCGGGCGTCAAGGCGGCCGAGCGGCGGCGTCGCGCCCTGGCCGCGCTGACCATGGTCGGCCTGGCCGACCGCGCCGACCACAAGCCCAACGAGCTCTCCGGCGGCCAGCAGCAGCGTGTCGCCGTGGCCCGTGCGCTGGTCACCGCGCCCGCGATGCTGCTGGCCGACGAGCCCACCGGCAACCTCGACAGCCACAGCACCAAGGAGGTCCTCGGCATCGTGGACCGGCTCAACCAGACCGGCCGCACCGTCGTGCTGATCACCCACGAGGACGAGGTCGCGCACCACGCCAAGCGGGTGATCCGCCTGGTCGACGGCGTGATCACCAGTGACGTGCGGCAGGCGCCGGTCGACGGCCCGCCGCCGATGCTCCACCCGCTGCAGGAGGTCGCCCGGTGA